One genomic region from Evansella sp. LMS18 encodes:
- a CDS encoding proline iminopeptidase-family hydrolase: MAVKEGFVEVTGGKVWYRMHEGKQENTPVIVLHGGPGSSHYSMQGLRVLSEQRTVIFYDQLGCGNSDRPDDDALWRLDRFTDELAIVREALNLEKVHILGHSWGTTLAAAYLLSGASGVESVIFSSPCLSAPKWAEDQERNRKLLPEDVQKILRECEISGRTDSEEYKEATKEFNRHFVCRLDPLPDILIEGASYRGANVYQTMWGPSEFYVTGNLKEFDCTRDLRNITVPSLYTCGRYDEATPETTRYYSNLTPGSSLHVFENSAHMPFLEETEEYLKVISGFLQEND, translated from the coding sequence ATGGCGGTAAAGGAAGGTTTTGTGGAGGTAACCGGAGGGAAAGTATGGTACAGGATGCATGAGGGAAAGCAGGAAAATACCCCGGTTATTGTTCTGCACGGAGGACCGGGCTCTTCCCATTATTCTATGCAGGGACTTCGTGTTCTTTCTGAACAACGCACGGTAATATTTTATGATCAGCTCGGCTGTGGTAATTCCGACCGGCCGGATGACGATGCTTTATGGAGGCTTGATCGATTTACAGATGAACTGGCAATAGTAAGAGAGGCTCTGAACCTGGAGAAAGTTCATATACTTGGCCATTCGTGGGGAACTACTCTGGCAGCTGCCTATTTGCTTTCAGGCGCCTCAGGAGTGGAGAGTGTGATTTTTTCCAGCCCGTGTCTCAGTGCGCCTAAATGGGCGGAGGACCAGGAGCGTAACCGAAAACTTCTGCCAGAGGATGTACAGAAAATTTTAAGGGAATGTGAAATATCAGGACGAACAGATTCAGAAGAATATAAGGAAGCAACAAAGGAATTTAACAGGCATTTCGTATGCAGGCTTGACCCTCTGCCGGACATTCTCATTGAGGGAGCTTCATACAGGGGTGCGAATGTTTATCAGACAATGTGGGGACCATCTGAGTTCTATGTAACTGGTAATCTTAAAGAGTTTGACTGCACCCGGGATCTCCGTAATATAACAGTTCCTTCCTTATATACATGCGGAAGATATGATGAAGCGACACCTGAAACAACTAGATATTACAGCAATTTGACTCCAGGTTCTTCCCTGCATGTTTTTGAAAACAGCGCCCATATGCCATTTCTTGAGGAAACGGAAGAATATCTTAAAGTGATCAGCGGCTTTCTTCAGGAAAACGACTGA
- a CDS encoding NADP-dependent isocitrate dehydrogenase — MTDKRAITVAEGDGIGPEIMQATLKVLEHAGASIEPEFIDIGEKVYLAGNSTGISDEAWESLRRTKVFLKAPITTPQGGGYKSLNVTIRKTLGLYANVRPNISYDPFVKTKHPDMDMVIIRENEEDLYAGIEHQQTPEVVQCLKLITRPGSEKIIRYAFEYARKNNRKKVTCFSKDNIMKLTDGLFHKVFKEIAEEYPDIETEHWIIDIGIAKIADTPQDFDVVVMPNLYGDIASDVAAQITGSVGLAGSANIGDNVAMFEAIHGSAPDISGKGIANPSGLLHGAIMMLVHIGQPEVAEKIHNAWLKTLEDGVHTGDIAKGGSSVGTKEFAEAVIERLGQRPETVDPITYAKEEADEEAQPAMKPQVKDRPKYDVVRELDGVDVFLFNNELTSDELGKKLEGIAGPEFELAVVTNRGVKVYPGGFPETFTTDHWRCRFNLSEENTSPSNKDIRKLLDRAEDAGLDWIKIENLYRFNNELGYSLGQGQ, encoded by the coding sequence ATGACTGACAAACGAGCGATTACTGTAGCTGAAGGTGATGGAATAGGGCCGGAAATTATGCAGGCTACCCTAAAAGTACTGGAGCACGCAGGAGCGAGCATTGAACCGGAATTTATTGATATCGGAGAAAAAGTATACCTTGCAGGTAATTCGACTGGTATCAGCGATGAGGCATGGGAGTCTTTAAGAAGAACTAAAGTATTCCTTAAGGCCCCGATTACTACTCCTCAGGGAGGCGGGTATAAAAGCCTTAACGTAACAATCCGAAAAACATTAGGCCTGTATGCTAACGTAAGGCCAAACATTTCCTATGATCCTTTTGTAAAAACAAAGCATCCGGACATGGACATGGTGATTATCAGGGAGAATGAGGAAGACTTATATGCCGGTATAGAACATCAACAGACACCTGAGGTTGTTCAGTGCCTGAAACTCATTACCCGTCCAGGGTCTGAAAAAATCATCCGCTATGCGTTTGAATACGCGCGGAAAAACAACCGCAAAAAAGTTACATGCTTCTCGAAAGACAATATAATGAAGCTCACTGACGGGCTTTTCCATAAAGTCTTTAAAGAAATTGCTGAGGAGTATCCTGACATTGAGACAGAACACTGGATTATTGATATCGGGATCGCTAAGATTGCCGATACCCCTCAGGATTTCGATGTTGTCGTAATGCCGAACCTTTATGGAGATATTGCTTCTGACGTTGCTGCTCAAATTACAGGCAGTGTCGGACTGGCAGGCTCCGCGAATATTGGGGACAATGTAGCTATGTTTGAAGCAATCCACGGGAGTGCTCCTGATATATCCGGGAAGGGCATAGCGAATCCATCCGGGCTCCTCCACGGTGCGATTATGATGCTTGTCCATATTGGACAGCCAGAGGTTGCGGAAAAAATTCATAATGCCTGGCTGAAAACTCTGGAAGACGGAGTACACACAGGAGATATTGCGAAAGGCGGTTCTTCCGTAGGTACGAAGGAGTTTGCAGAAGCAGTAATCGAAAGGCTGGGTCAGCGTCCTGAAACAGTGGATCCGATCACTTATGCTAAAGAGGAAGCTGATGAAGAAGCACAGCCTGCAATGAAACCGCAAGTAAAGGACCGTCCTAAGTATGATGTTGTAAGAGAACTGGACGGAGTGGATGTGTTCCTGTTTAACAATGAATTAACTTCTGATGAACTAGGCAAAAAGCTGGAAGGTATCGCTGGTCCTGAATTTGAACTCGCTGTCGTCACGAATCGTGGGGTGAAAGTTTATCCGGGAGGGTTCCCTGAAACATTCACTACTGATCACTGGCGCTGCAGATTTAATTTAAGCGAAGAGAATACTTCTCCTTCTAATAAAGATATCCGGAAACTATTAGACAGAGCGGAAGATGCAGGCCTTGACTGGATCAAAATTGAGAACCTCTACAGATTCAACAATGAGCTTGGCTATTCACTTGGCCAAGGGCAATAA
- a CDS encoding YqhV family protein translates to MKDWLSAFQAALLGMVILRLLSGTFEITAALLMLKFNSIEKALAINAILAIVGPLTLILTMTLGLLGIASTMPAGKLIVIGLGVGLILLGLKL, encoded by the coding sequence ATGAAGGACTGGCTCTCTGCATTTCAGGCAGCATTGCTCGGAATGGTGATTCTTCGGTTACTATCCGGTACCTTTGAAATTACTGCCGCATTATTAATGCTCAAGTTTAACAGTATCGAAAAAGCATTGGCTATTAATGCTATATTAGCTATTGTCGGCCCCCTGACCCTCATATTAACTATGACTTTAGGTCTCCTTGGCATAGCATCAACAATGCCGGCAGGGAAGCTGATAGTTATAGGGCTCGGTGTAGGACTGATTTTACTCGGGCTAAAACTATAA
- a CDS encoding M55 family metallopeptidase: MKVFISADMEGVAGVVHNEQTGRDGKEHDRARMLMTEEVNAAVEGALEAGAKEILVNDSHGTMRNLLPELLHEEAEYIIGTTKTLAMMEGIDESFDAAILLGYHARMGQDGILNHSYNGRIVNNIRINGVDYGEIGINAAIAGTYQVPVVLVTGCQYAGAEAKGLIPGIEAAEVKQTLTRYTAKNLTPGKSRKLIKQSVIQALEKRKEIKPYVIDGPYNVELTYVHSGYADAAEILPIVEKIDSVTHRFEADDFIQAFRYTISLVDIANAGV; this comes from the coding sequence ATGAAAGTTTTTATCTCAGCTGATATGGAAGGTGTGGCTGGAGTAGTACATAACGAACAAACCGGCAGAGACGGGAAAGAACACGACCGAGCCAGGATGCTAATGACAGAAGAAGTAAACGCTGCTGTGGAAGGGGCACTGGAGGCAGGGGCAAAGGAAATATTAGTGAATGATTCACATGGTACGATGAGAAATTTACTCCCTGAACTGCTGCATGAGGAAGCAGAGTATATTATTGGCACAACAAAAACTCTTGCGATGATGGAAGGGATTGATGAGAGTTTTGATGCTGCTATTCTATTAGGCTACCATGCAAGAATGGGCCAGGATGGTATTTTGAACCATTCGTATAATGGCAGGATTGTGAATAATATCAGAATAAATGGGGTTGATTACGGGGAAATCGGAATTAATGCGGCTATTGCAGGTACGTATCAGGTTCCTGTAGTACTTGTAACAGGATGCCAGTATGCAGGGGCAGAAGCGAAGGGCCTGATTCCTGGCATAGAAGCTGCAGAAGTAAAGCAGACTTTAACTCGTTATACGGCGAAAAACCTTACTCCCGGTAAATCCAGGAAACTTATTAAGCAATCTGTTATCCAAGCCTTGGAAAAACGTAAGGAAATTAAGCCCTATGTTATTGACGGACCTTATAACGTTGAACTGACCTATGTTCATTCAGGTTATGCTGACGCAGCGGAAATTCTGCCGATAGTAGAGAAAATCGACAGTGTGACTCATCGTTTTGAAGCGGATGATTTTATCCAAGCCTTCCGGTATACTATTTCTTTAGTCGATATAGCTAATGCCGGGGTGTAA
- a CDS encoding DUF429 domain-containing protein, producing MNYARVIGIGWDVGGWMGTNHGIAVCSWEAGSNEVTWHGAPFETGLPDSGMLSLDELLSGSGIDENLLADNDTLTVIGIDAPLGFPAEFVNLLNGQPAEVMKPEKEIFNPLAYRVTDQEIYERFRKKPLSAAFDRIGNNATLAMAHARRWERENNFAVYPAKAEAAETNRIIVEVYPALVKSRRDGDAAEWLIKHMPGNTVPGTDAYDACICALYAIALGSEGQLLPKLKTPPEHLKNLVMQEGWIYYFDLENEGK from the coding sequence ATGAATTATGCAAGAGTCATTGGGATTGGCTGGGATGTAGGGGGATGGATGGGGACAAACCACGGTATAGCAGTTTGTTCCTGGGAGGCAGGCAGTAATGAGGTTACCTGGCATGGAGCTCCTTTCGAAACAGGATTGCCTGATTCCGGGATGCTTTCCCTTGATGAGTTACTTTCAGGTTCGGGAATAGATGAAAACCTTCTCGCAGACAACGATACGTTAACTGTAATAGGTATTGATGCGCCTCTTGGCTTTCCTGCAGAGTTTGTGAATTTACTGAACGGCCAGCCGGCTGAAGTCATGAAGCCTGAAAAAGAGATATTTAATCCACTGGCATACAGAGTCACAGATCAGGAAATATACGAAAGGTTCAGGAAAAAACCATTATCAGCAGCTTTTGACCGGATTGGCAATAACGCGACTCTGGCTATGGCCCATGCCCGGCGATGGGAGAGAGAGAATAATTTTGCTGTTTATCCAGCAAAGGCTGAAGCGGCAGAAACGAACAGGATTATTGTTGAAGTATACCCTGCATTAGTAAAAAGCAGGAGGGACGGAGATGCGGCGGAATGGTTGATTAAGCATATGCCGGGCAATACAGTTCCTGGAACGGACGCGTACGATGCTTGTATTTGTGCGTTATATGCTATTGCACTCGGGAGCGAAGGGCAGCTGCTTCCAAAATTAAAAACCCCGCCGGAACATCTGAAAAATCTTGTTATGCAGGAAGGCTGGATTTATTATTTTGACTTGGAGAACGAGGGGAAATAA
- a CDS encoding ribonuclease H-like YkuK family protein, which produces MNNLQLLNYSFENLQEKNMTFEQVFERIVRFMKQHPDNGYRLMCGTDSQAHPKSTRFVTGIVIQREGKGAWACIRKITYPRQITSLHEKISYETSLTEVVFSMVTEERKERLYNIVLPHIYKGGSLTIEGHLDIGARERNKTRLYVREMMSRIESMGIEPKIKPEAFVASAYANRYTK; this is translated from the coding sequence ATGAATAATCTCCAGCTGCTTAACTACTCATTTGAAAATCTGCAGGAAAAGAACATGACTTTTGAACAAGTGTTTGAGCGGATTGTCCGTTTTATGAAACAGCATCCGGACAATGGCTACCGGCTTATGTGTGGCACTGATTCCCAGGCTCACCCCAAATCCACCAGGTTTGTAACAGGTATCGTTATTCAGAGGGAAGGAAAAGGAGCATGGGCATGCATAAGAAAAATAACTTACCCTCGGCAGATAACAAGCCTCCATGAAAAAATTTCCTATGAAACTTCCCTTACTGAAGTGGTCTTTTCGATGGTCACAGAAGAAAGAAAAGAAAGACTTTATAATATTGTTCTGCCTCATATTTATAAAGGTGGATCTCTTACCATTGAAGGGCATCTGGATATCGGCGCACGTGAAAGAAATAAGACGAGACTCTATGTCAGAGAAATGATGTCCCGTATTGAATCTATGGGGATTGAACCAAAAATCAAACCGGAAGCCTTTGTGGCAAGCGCATATGCAAACCGATATACTAAATAA
- a CDS encoding cysteine desulfurase-like protein — MKQELITFPVTEVREQFPALNRTYKGKPVTYLDGPGGTQVVSSSIQAIREYMEKGGANLHGSFPTSYETEEVIAEARNIIADLFHVKAREVAFGANMTTLALSVGRALGKTIGEGDEIVVTEIDHRANVDPWISMAEDRGATVRWLKVEPDTLTLDLNDINEVINERTKLVAVGLASNAVGTINDVKRIAERAREAGALTAVDAVHAAPHIAIDRDKLGADILLCSAYKFFGPHVGIAVIKESVFEQLEPFKLQPAPEYLPDKLETGTQNHEGIAGIKPAVEFVEKLGEGADRRARILSGVALIEQYENSLADKMREGLRALSKVKLYEAAPDVPKTPTIAFTVEGMNSREVCKRIAEEHGIFTADGHFYATTLADKLDINDKGGWVRAGLAPYNTAEEVDTFLQAVESVIKG, encoded by the coding sequence ATGAAACAGGAGTTAATAACATTTCCAGTAACAGAAGTGAGAGAGCAGTTCCCTGCATTGAATAGGACTTACAAAGGAAAACCAGTTACATATCTTGACGGGCCAGGGGGGACACAGGTGGTTTCCAGTTCTATTCAGGCAATCAGAGAATACATGGAAAAAGGAGGAGCGAACCTTCATGGGTCATTTCCAACAAGCTATGAGACAGAAGAAGTTATTGCAGAAGCGAGAAATATAATTGCTGATTTATTCCATGTTAAAGCACGCGAGGTGGCTTTTGGAGCAAACATGACAACCCTTGCCTTATCCGTGGGCAGAGCACTCGGAAAAACAATAGGTGAAGGTGATGAAATTGTTGTAACAGAGATTGACCACAGAGCAAATGTGGATCCCTGGATTTCAATGGCGGAGGACCGGGGAGCAACAGTACGCTGGCTAAAAGTCGAACCCGACACGCTTACACTGGATCTTAATGATATAAATGAAGTTATTAATGAAAGAACGAAACTCGTTGCGGTGGGGTTAGCCTCTAATGCGGTTGGCACGATTAATGACGTGAAGAGGATAGCTGAAAGAGCAAGGGAAGCGGGGGCACTGACAGCTGTAGATGCTGTCCATGCTGCACCGCATATTGCAATTGACCGGGATAAACTGGGAGCGGATATTCTTCTTTGTTCTGCGTACAAATTTTTCGGTCCTCATGTCGGTATAGCCGTTATTAAGGAAAGTGTCTTTGAACAGCTGGAGCCATTCAAATTGCAGCCTGCCCCTGAATACCTTCCTGACAAACTTGAAACAGGTACCCAAAACCATGAAGGAATTGCTGGAATTAAACCTGCCGTTGAGTTCGTTGAAAAATTAGGCGAGGGTGCAGACAGGAGAGCAAGAATTCTTTCTGGAGTGGCACTTATTGAGCAATATGAAAACAGTCTTGCTGATAAAATGAGGGAAGGACTTCGTGCACTGAGCAAGGTAAAGCTATATGAAGCCGCTCCTGATGTGCCAAAAACTCCTACGATAGCTTTTACCGTGGAAGGTATGAACTCGAGGGAAGTATGTAAAAGGATCGCAGAAGAACATGGTATTTTTACAGCGGATGGGCATTTCTATGCTACAACACTCGCTGATAAGCTGGATATTAATGACAAGGGCGGCTGGGTCCGTGCAGGGCTTGCACCTTATAATACAGCGGAAGAAGTTGACACATTCCTTCAGGCAGTGGAGAGTGTAATCAAGGGATGA
- a CDS encoding GNAT family N-acetyltransferase, whose protein sequence is MDKEKLLELYTKELRMESEKPGYVREAGEYVIRHISRHGEKGYIIYSSLPERQAQQIIQEEKRYFADRGMEFEWKVHSYDQPSNLKEILQREGFSIDEKEALMIIDSKEKELYFTEEPQINVRELTDEKGIRDLVRLEEDIWKENYTDLADRLWKDKLTSPESLFLYGIYNGDRLVSGAWMYIETGSSFASFWGGSTLPEYRGKGYYTALLAVRRKKAAEKGCYLFTVDASEMSRPILEKHGFECLAYTYGCQSPPL, encoded by the coding sequence ATGGACAAAGAAAAATTGCTTGAACTATATACGAAAGAATTAAGGATGGAATCAGAGAAGCCAGGATATGTACGGGAAGCGGGAGAATATGTGATCAGGCATATATCCAGACATGGTGAAAAAGGATATATCATTTATTCCTCGCTGCCTGAGAGACAGGCTCAGCAAATCATTCAGGAAGAAAAGCGGTATTTCGCTGATCGGGGCATGGAGTTTGAGTGGAAAGTCCACAGTTATGATCAGCCTTCCAATCTGAAAGAAATTCTCCAGAGAGAAGGTTTTTCCATTGATGAAAAGGAAGCTTTGATGATTATAGATTCAAAAGAAAAGGAGCTTTATTTTACCGAAGAACCTCAGATTAACGTCAGAGAGCTGACAGATGAAAAAGGTATCCGGGATCTCGTCAGGCTGGAGGAAGATATATGGAAAGAAAATTATACCGACCTTGCCGACAGGCTATGGAAAGATAAATTAACGAGTCCGGAGTCTCTTTTTCTATACGGAATTTATAATGGAGACCGACTCGTGAGCGGTGCGTGGATGTATATAGAGACGGGCAGTTCCTTTGCAAGTTTTTGGGGCGGTTCTACCTTGCCAGAATACAGGGGCAAGGGATATTATACAGCGCTTCTGGCGGTCAGGAGGAAAAAGGCAGCTGAAAAAGGCTGCTATCTTTTCACGGTAGACGCATCCGAAATGAGCAGACCTATACTTGAAAAACATGGTTTTGAGTGTCTTGCATACACGTACGGCTGCCAGTCTCCTCCTTTATAA
- a CDS encoding aminoglycoside phosphotransferase family protein has product MKFQEHFVKTVKHYFGREGEEWLLRLPRLINHCEERWQLRMLAPYSLSINYVAPAVKLTGEKLVVKCCIPGKEFLNELEALRLLKGERMGAVIDWDDQNGIILLEKLEPGLCLAELEDDEEACRISASVFKNITRRLSPGEARGLPSTHDREKSLREIIRNHPEGTGPITGQMLKQALKLYTYLNGSTRERWILHGDFHPYNILLTGQDDWKAIDPKGLTGEREADLIQFILNKLPEDKEKAYGVIRTRSGIFAEELNLDKQRLLLWGYAHAVLSTSWTVDGRNYDKKFFNGIDIFRKLYEEITGNYLENLSLD; this is encoded by the coding sequence ATGAAATTTCAGGAGCATTTCGTTAAAACAGTGAAGCACTATTTTGGGCGGGAGGGCGAGGAGTGGCTGCTGAGATTGCCAAGACTCATAAATCATTGTGAAGAAAGGTGGCAGCTCCGGATGCTTGCCCCTTATTCCCTCTCCATTAATTACGTTGCACCGGCTGTAAAGCTTACTGGGGAGAAACTTGTAGTAAAGTGCTGCATACCTGGAAAAGAATTTTTAAATGAACTGGAAGCTCTCCGGCTGTTGAAGGGGGAGAGGATGGGGGCTGTTATCGACTGGGATGATCAGAATGGAATTATCCTGCTTGAAAAACTGGAGCCAGGTTTATGCCTTGCTGAACTGGAGGATGATGAAGAAGCCTGCAGAATTTCAGCCAGTGTATTTAAAAACATAACCAGGCGTTTATCCCCGGGAGAAGCCCGCGGTCTCCCTTCTACGCATGACAGAGAAAAAAGCCTGCGAGAAATTATCAGGAATCATCCTGAAGGTACCGGGCCGATAACTGGGCAAATGCTCAAACAAGCATTGAAGCTCTATACATACTTAAATGGGTCTACTCGTGAGAGATGGATTCTTCATGGTGATTTCCACCCTTACAATATACTTCTTACAGGCCAGGACGACTGGAAAGCCATTGACCCGAAAGGACTGACAGGGGAAAGGGAAGCGGACCTGATTCAGTTTATACTGAACAAGCTTCCGGAAGATAAGGAAAAAGCATATGGAGTAATCAGGACCAGATCCGGGATATTCGCGGAAGAACTGAATCTGGATAAGCAGCGGCTGCTGCTCTGGGGCTATGCCCATGCTGTACTGTCCACTTCCTGGACCGTGGATGGCAGGAATTATGATAAAAAGTTTTTCAATGGAATAGATATATTCCGGAAGCTTTATGAGGAAATCACTGGTAATTATTTAGAAAATCTCAGTTTAGACTAA
- a CDS encoding class I SAM-dependent methyltransferase, translating to MAEKDVISQFGKSAKAYVDSNIHRKGSDLQKLKDITGVTGEEQVLDVATGGGHTANALAPVVKHVTALDVTPEMLKEAEQFITGQGHQNVSFTLGKAEQLPFPDGSFDIVTCRIAAHHFSDTKKFVMEVNRVLKKGGQFLLDDNVAPEEEKLDEFYNKVEKLRDYSHQRAYKKSEWLKQIELTGFKISEWYRFEKTFQFDSWCDRLQLPAEDKEELNSIFTKAPEKTKNYFNVKTDDSGRTVSFQGEAILLRAVKR from the coding sequence TTGGCGGAAAAGGATGTTATTTCCCAGTTCGGGAAAAGTGCTAAGGCGTATGTAGACAGTAATATCCACAGGAAAGGCTCAGATTTACAAAAACTTAAGGACATCACAGGTGTGACAGGAGAGGAACAGGTGCTTGATGTGGCAACCGGAGGCGGCCACACAGCAAATGCCCTTGCCCCAGTTGTCAAGCATGTGACAGCTCTTGATGTGACACCGGAAATGCTTAAAGAAGCAGAACAGTTCATCACTGGCCAGGGGCACCAAAATGTAAGCTTTACACTTGGCAAAGCGGAACAGCTCCCTTTCCCGGATGGATCTTTTGATATAGTGACATGCCGGATCGCAGCACATCATTTTTCAGATACAAAGAAGTTTGTAATGGAAGTAAACCGGGTGCTGAAAAAAGGCGGCCAGTTTCTTCTCGATGATAATGTTGCTCCCGAGGAAGAGAAATTAGATGAATTTTATAATAAAGTAGAAAAACTAAGAGATTACAGCCATCAGCGTGCATATAAAAAATCTGAATGGCTCAAGCAGATTGAACTTACGGGCTTCAAAATAAGTGAATGGTACAGGTTTGAAAAGACATTCCAGTTTGACAGCTGGTGCGACCGGTTGCAGCTGCCAGCTGAGGATAAAGAAGAGCTGAACAGTATTTTTACAAAGGCGCCGGAAAAGACAAAAAACTATTTTAACGTAAAAACAGATGATTCGGGCCGGACTGTTTCTTTTCAGGGGGAAGCGATTCTTCTCAGAGCGGTGAAACGATAG
- a CDS encoding HAD family hydrolase has protein sequence MAKVILFDLDGTLLPMDTEAFVRNYIKELAPRVAHIVEPEIFVKALWAGTEAMMKSTDEEKTNEQVFEATFLSLVDVEKEEIWPALDEFYEKVFPSFSHLCEPTPIARQVVEEAVKQGYKVAVATNPVFPKAAIYHRLNWAGIDDLPFELVTVYEESIFTKPHGQYYKYITDKMGVAPEDCIMVGNDKQEDMVAGKLGMKTFLVEGYVIDRGEPQYPVDDQGTLEELYEKLKNKEGLFKEAVNTHQ, from the coding sequence ATGGCGAAAGTAATTTTATTCGATCTTGACGGTACTTTGCTCCCAATGGATACAGAAGCTTTTGTAAGAAATTATATTAAAGAACTGGCTCCGAGGGTAGCTCATATCGTGGAGCCTGAAATATTCGTTAAAGCACTCTGGGCTGGCACGGAAGCGATGATGAAAAGCACTGATGAGGAAAAAACAAATGAGCAGGTGTTTGAAGCGACATTCCTGTCACTTGTGGATGTGGAAAAAGAAGAAATATGGCCTGCACTTGATGAGTTTTATGAAAAGGTATTCCCATCTTTTTCCCATTTGTGTGAGCCGACACCTATTGCAAGGCAGGTTGTGGAGGAAGCAGTAAAGCAGGGGTATAAAGTGGCAGTAGCCACGAATCCTGTTTTTCCGAAAGCTGCGATCTATCACCGGCTGAACTGGGCAGGCATTGATGACCTTCCCTTTGAACTTGTAACAGTATATGAAGAAAGTATTTTTACAAAACCTCATGGTCAGTATTATAAATATATTACTGATAAAATGGGAGTCGCTCCTGAAGACTGCATTATGGTGGGGAACGATAAACAAGAGGACATGGTTGCCGGAAAGCTTGGAATGAAAACATTCCTTGTTGAAGGTTATGTAATTGACCGTGGTGAACCTCAATATCCGGTTGATGATCAGGGGACACTTGAGGAACTGTATGAAAAGCTGAAAAATAAAGAAGGCTTATTTAAAGAGGCAGTTAATACTCACCAGTAA
- a CDS encoding ChaB family protein, translating into MPYDSLNDLPDNVQNSLPKHGQEIFKEAFNSAEEQYDDEETPFQVAWSAVKEKYEKKEQGHWVRKEDD; encoded by the coding sequence ATGCCATACGATTCCCTGAACGATCTGCCTGATAACGTACAGAATTCCCTGCCAAAACACGGACAGGAAATTTTTAAGGAAGCATTCAATTCCGCAGAGGAGCAGTATGATGATGAAGAAACGCCGTTTCAGGTAGCCTGGAGTGCAGTGAAAGAAAAGTATGAAAAGAAAGAGCAAGGCCACTGGGTGAGAAAAGAAGATGATTAA